CTCTGTTCCATCGATTCGCAACAGACCAGAGGATCATAGATGCGTGGATGAGATTCACAGCGGCCTCTTGCTGTGTTCTGAATACAATCTTTAAAATCGAGACTCGATGGAAGCAACGTCTCTTTTGCAGAAAATGCCCGGACCAACTAGAGAGTCAAACCTCTCTCGATACCTCGTTGGGATCAGTCTTCTGCTAGGCGTAGTATTAGTGCGTATTGTCCTTCTCAGAGATATCAACAAGTCCATATTGACACTGACTTTGCGATCAGCTCTGGACAGCTTCGAATTTCATCACTGCAGGTTTGGAGACTGGAAATAACAGCTACAACAAACCGTTCTTGTGAGTTTATTATTATGTTCATGTACTTTATCCTCCATTTTGTGCCAGAGTGCTGATTCGCCTTCTCAGGATAACATACTTCAACACGGCATCTTTCACTGTCTACCTCCTACCAACGATATGGCGTAAATATcgaccttcatcatcgcaCGATACACATCATCGTAACTCCCCCGCAtctcatcattatcttccTCTGCCAACCGAACGTCAACGGTCTCGTTCCCCTTCACGTACAAGgtcaatcacatcatcacctcGTGCAGCTCGCATATCCCTTGATATCGAACCTGTCAGCTCTTCGTCACCTGAAGAAATCACAGTTGAGGTTTTGCCTAGATTGACGATCAGAGAAACGGCTGAAATAGCCGCTTGGTGGAGTATAGTCTGGTTCATAGCGAACTGGGCTGTCAACGCTTCTCTGGCTTGGACGAGCGTCGCTAGTGTTACTATATTGAGTAGTACGAGTGGTATGTCTCTCTTAACcagctttcatctgtttGACCGCGTGTTTGATCACTTTACCCCGCGTAGGCTTTTTCACTCTAGCTCTTGGGAGAGTATGTGGAGTCGAGTCTTTCACTCGTACCAAGGTATTCGCAGTTATAGCTAGGTTAGTTATCCACCTCGTTGTCATCATATCCTGTTGCTGATAAATCTTCTCCAGTTTCATCGGTGTCCTTTTGGTTACTCAATCCGATTCTTCCCTCACTGAATCATCTGAACCTACTTTACCTTCCCATCCGATATTTGGTGATTTTCTAGCGTTACTTTCAGCTGCTTTTTATGCTGTATATGTTATATTACTCAAAGTCAGAGTAGTAGATGAGGAAAGAGCCGATATGCAATTGATGTTAGGGTGAGTCGCAACCACCTTACTACCTTGCATAATCTCCTTATCTAATATGATCGGATTTGCTTACTCGTGTCGTCTTGACGGCTGACAAATATCGATATAGATTCGCTGGATTGTTCAACACGATAGCGCTTATACCGATATTTCCAATACTACATTATACAGGATGGGAGACATTTCAACTTCCCCCATCTAAAGAAGCGGTTATAATCTGTTTAATCAACTTCTGCATCACCTTATCAAGCGATTATCTCTACGTTCTTGGTAAgttgtcttcttccttcGATACCTTGATGTCCTGTATCAGaaacaaaagctgatgacCATTCCGTTTGTAGCAATGCTTAAAACTACGCCAATGTGTTAGTCCTGCTTCCTTCCTGTCGATCCTTTGTACTGAAACCCAAGCTGATGTTTGCTCGGTATCTTAGTGGTTACAATTGGATTATCTCTCACTATACCTCTAGCACTTATAGGATCACtattcattccatcatcctcatcggGTGCTATCACGTATCTATCGTTGTCAGGGGCAGCTTTGGTTTTTGTAGGCTTCGCTATGTTAGGTTGGCAAGGATATGAGGAAAATCGTACTGCTCAAAGGGTCATCATAAGTCAGTCGAGAGAAGCCGACGATGAGAGGGATAGTCtcgatgattgatgagaacACATCGTTTGGCTTAGTAAAGTTTGTACCGGATTATTGCTTGGTTAGATAGTTTGGCATAGATTGATAGATAGAAAGGCTTAAATGGAATAACTTTTGATGTCCAGTTGCTTATAATGCACATATGCCTCTTATCAAATATATACATTGTTACAATTATATGGGTTGGGCAAGTTACTGTACAATCAACTTCTATTCACCCTATATACCGTAGCAACGTATTTCCAAGTTTCTATCAATCCCTGCCTGACTTTGAGGACATCAAAGCTAGCCCAGACTGGGCTTTATCAGTCTGCTGAGCTCTACCCTGGCGGACCAATTTAGGGATAGGTCATGGGTCTAGATATAGACTGGGCAGCTCCAAGGATTTCTCTCTTAAACAACTTCAATCACTAAaacacatcttcatcctcttctacaAGTCCCCATCCATTTCCTCCGATGTCACCCTGAGTCATCGTCGGGAAAACGGATGGACGAGGTTTGAAGCTCATTCTAGGCTTTCTACCATTTTCTATTCCCAAGCTAGGACTTATCGTTTTCCCTGAGCCTATAGTTGGAGCTTGTATCGAAGGTATCCTAGATCCCGAAAAGAGCGACGAATGTGACATTATCCTTTTGCCAGCCATATATGGTGTGGGTGAAACCGCTCCTGATCTCGTTGTCGCTGCGGAAACACTCCGTATCGTCTTAGATGTAGGCCGCATCGAACTTCCACCAAACACCGACGATGCTGTTGAACAGCCCGTACCAGGTATCAACCGAGGTCTCTTAGGTTGATGTGTCGGTGTAGGAGCCGTACGTTTGCcttgaagagatgaagatgatacgGATCGCGAAGAAGACGCTGAAGGTGTATGACGAGATGGGAGTATCTTGGCTGGTGCTAGACCTTGTTTCGCTCTCTAAATAGCGTTATCTGCTTTAGCTGCTTCTTACTCACTCATCATGTATCATGTGAGAGacactcacctttttggCTTCTTTCGCGGCTTCTTTAGCATCCCTTTCGTCTTGAATCTTGGTGACGACTCTCTCGCCAGACACAAGGAATGGTCTGCCATTGCTTTCTTCCCATTGAGGTAGCATGGATAATAAATCAGACTCAATCTGTGAAACGATTGAAAAGTCAGCAAGTGGTTTCCTTGTCACATATTCAGGTAGTGTAGTCCGAAAATCAGAATCTCTACTTACCTTTGGTTTCAATACTGTCACTCTCTTCCTcattttttcttccttcaacatTGCTCCACCTCTCATCTTGAACCGGTTCGGGTCACTTGCACTTCTTTCTagctcttcttcatccctaACTAAAGCATGCCATTCGCGTACTTTCGGCAGAAGTGCCGATTTCAGTTCTGTCTCTTCCCTCAAACGAgtaatctcttcttcgtgTAGATGGAGCAATTCTTCAGTATACTCGTCTGTTCGCCAATAGCCGATCAGCTTTATCCAAATATGGTTCCGGCTGATACGAGTAGCGAAATCTGATCACGTACCATCGATGAATGCTCCAAACTCTGCTCTCTCGTCATCACTCAACATCAATTCCGTCTGTAAAGTGTCTATCTCTTTACGTGTGTTCTCGATAAATGACGATAAGCTCGATCGTCTAAGCTCAAGTAGCCTTTCATATTCTGCTTCGTACTAATGACATAAATCCCACATTAAATAAGATTCAAGTTCAACCAGTGTAGTCTAGCATGAATAGTTCACTTACCGCTGTTATGACGGATTCGCCACTACCTCTATTCATGTCCACGAATAGATCCATAGTATTCTGATCAACTTCCAATCTACTCCAAAGTGGTTCGACTAGATTATACAGTTCTTGAATCCTAGAttcatgttcttctttcttgctgTTCCATAATTCAGTTATTTCTTCGGCCCATTCTATCAATCCTATTTCGGGCTCAACCTTTTCCATTCCTTCTAAATCGTCAACTTCGCCCCATTCTTCGCAATCTCCCGGAGGTAGTGGATTGCAGCCTATTATGCGATGTAGTATCTTCTCGTAGCTTGAATAAGCACCTGgagtctcttcttcgttatgTGACGGCAGGAGATCAACTGGGAAGTGACGAGGAAACGATGTCGGAACGGGTGGTAATGCGAGTTCAGAATGAAGCCATGTCAGGTTGAAAAGTGTTTGACATAGATTTCTCCGTCGTGTATCCTATTAGCGTGAACTGATCAGCTTCACTGTCGAGTGtaaaagtcaaagctgacgCACCCTTTCCTCTAAAGCCTTGGAAACAGCATCATCCAGTTCTTCGCTTATACTATCCCCAACGTCATACCATGTTGGCGGTATTTTCCCACCTGCAATCTGCTGTGCGAGCGTATGACCAGATGACCTTTTCTTGACTTCCCCTATCggtgctgatgaagatgcttgAGGCTGTTGAGACGAGGATGCGACAGGTTGAAGTGGTTTGGATGTTTGGAATGGCGGGCCAAGCAGCGTTGCCAATTTATCTAGCATCGCTTGTTGTTCTGCGATTGGGGAGATCAGCTTCGTCCAGATCCCTGATATGCACGATATCGAGTACTTACTTTGAACATGTTGCAAACGACACTCATAGATCTAAGAAGAGATCAGCAGTAACTCAACGTAACACACTGATATGCAATCGTGCTTACCGATTTCAACTCGTTCATCTGACCTGTAAGTCTTTGCAGCTGATTCGGCAGCGTCTTCGGGGCTTTATCAGCCATATTCTACCTCACACTTGGACCCGCATTTCACTTACATCATTTTCAAAACTATCCCTTCTACTCAATGCGACTATATCTCTGCCTTTATCTCCTACAGCTCTTGCTAGACTCGACACATCCCTTTGCGCTTGAGCtatttcatccttcaacttATCCACTTGcgcttctctttctctgatGATTGACGTGATAACACCTCGGATGGCAGCTTCTATCCGTGATAGGTCGGCTTGCAACACTTCGGGCGGTAATGAAAGTTGATCGTGTAATGAACGTAAATGTGGTGTCTGTTCGTCTAGATAAGCTGACATTATGGTGTCATTGATCTTGGTTGATAATGTCAGTCCCAATAGCGCGCGAATGGACAGATTCAAAGTGCAATGGTGATAGAGAGGGATTGATATTGTCTGAGTATAATTGGCGTCGAAAGTTACgatttgttattgttattgttgttgtttctttttgttgttgttgacttTTGAACGGTCAAATCATTCAACTGCACTAACGCtcaacgggatcaaattaTAACGAAACCAAGAAAAGTCACTCGCGACTTCCGCGTGTAAATAGTGGCAGTTGAATTGTTTAATCCCCTCATTTTAGACTGATCAGAAGTGACATCATGATCGTgcgggatcaaattcgaGTTTAGCTTCAAGTGCAAAACAACGTGTAATTTTGGTAAATATGATGAtgctcttcttcatcttaTTTCCTGTCACTATCccatcaatcaacttcattcccccttcttcattcccttctttgacttcttgttCCCGCTATACCAGTTTTCCTCATTCGTCACCCTCGTAGAGTATAAGGAATACAATGTCAGtatcagaagagaaaaagaaagcCCTTCAGGCATAcaaggatgatgagggacACTTCTCCCTCGTGAGGTGAGTGTGAATGTgcttttccccctttcccGTCAATCTGAAGAGCTCGTTCTTTCCAATGCTCTCATCATGATCACCTCCCTGATTACTTCTCTTGTATCATGCACAACACCATACTGACTTCCCTTTAACCATTTAAAGACAATTCCGCCTCGCCGACTTGATCACCATCATGAATGGGGTCTGCGGAAcactttccatcctttcttccGCCCGATACCTCATCATGTCATCCAATGTCAGAAACGTACCTTCTGAAGCAGTATCAATCCTTTATCTCGCGCATTTACTTCCTATTTTGGGATTCGGGTTTGATGCTTTAGATGGAAAAGTAGCTAGATGGATGGGTGGAGGATCAATGTTAGGTCAAGAGATGGATTCCCTCGCGGACTTGGTCTCTTTCGGTGTCGCTCCAGCTACTTTAGCTTTCACACTCGGACTTAGAACTCCTTTGGATACGGTCGCTTTGTTATGGTTCGTATCATGTGGTTTAGCAAGATTGGCAAGATTCAACGCTACCGTGGCTTTGATCCCTTCTGACGCTTcaggaaaatcaaaatattTCGAAGGTCTTCCTATTCCATCGAGTCTCTTCCTCACTTCCATGATGGCATTTTGGGTCAAACGTGGATACTACGTCTCAGGTAAAGTAGGTGGTTCAGATATACCCTTTGGACTTTTCAATAAGGGCAGTTGGGCAGAAGTGCATGGAGCTGCGTTCATCTTCGCTATTTGGGGAGCTATGATGGTCAGTAAGACATTAAGAGTGAGTAAAACCTTTCATACCGATCCTCCACATGATCCGTTGCATATACTAATCCTATATTCCTCAACTTAGATACCTAAGTTATAGGGAAGTGGAGGTTTGGATTcgaaggaaagggaaaaagacGATTCAACATTTTAGTATTGTGTCTGTTCACCCGGGATTGCCCAAACACGTGTCGCAAATTATTCACCTGTGACATACGTATACCACTCATGCATCAGGTAGTTCTTGCGGCAATGAGCTTTTGATTATGTTCACGGAGCAGAGAATCACGCTGGAAATCTTTCGCTCGATTCGATTGAAGCCTGCGATCTTGAATAAGGTTAGGCTTATAGGCTTGCCTACTGTCcattggaaagagaaaactCAATATCTGCTGAACAAATACTCTAACTTTCATTCGACAATACTGACCCAGCACCAAATGTTCACCTCCCCTGTGATACGTTGATAAGGCTTTTTTTGTTAAGAGGTCAGGAAAGGCACATGAATTCCGTGCCAATGTCCTCCTCAATTCTGTTCTCGCTATCAGTGGTTCCACAGTATCGTTCCCGACTCTCGCTTGTCACATTCTTATCTAGTGACTGCTTGGCCAAACGGATACCTTTTAAACAACACACACCAGAGATGTCATAAGCTTTATGGCAGTCACAATTTGTGGGGCACGGGTTTCGATGCCTTTTTGGGAAGACCCATGTGGCTCCGTGATTTGATTAGTCGCACTTCTGTTCTGCTGCATTTGATGTATGGTAGTGAAGAGGCATTAAAATCAACCGAGCGCGACATTACTTTGTCACCACCGCTAGCTAATAATAGGTCACCTTGGAAGGAGATCTCGTAACAATGATTATATTTCCGCggaatcagattcaagaCTCGATCAGTCATGATGAAATTGCGTAAAACCTCACATTTTGTCCTGTCTTTCTGTATGAATCCGGGTTCCATCCAAGAGGACTCAGTCTTTCAGGTGTGTCTGACTGGACCAATCGAACCACAATCACTCATCCCGTATTCCCAAAACAAAAAACGGCCCATTTGGTCCTACTTTTTCTATTAGGCAGCAGACGCGTTTTAAGAAGAATATGTTCGGGTGGATCATCCGGGTTATGTCCCTTGTGCCTTGGCAAATAGAACCCAAAAATGATTTCATTAGAAATAGCCCTAATCCTCTGGTTTAAGATTTGTGATAAATCATTAGAAATtacttttcatccttcaaataTAGTTTCAGAATTATCGAGTGCACGGACTGAAAAGATTGCATATTGGCGGATCCGAAAGGTCAAAAAAGATATCTCTTGGCACAGCTTACCATTTTGTCACAATCAACCCATATTGGTGTTGTTtgtcattctttcttccatcagcTGTTGTTTTCTTGTCTACTTTACCTTTTACTTTGTGTGTGTCAATCTGACTTGATTCCAAAGGGCCCCCTTTGCCCTGATCTGCCCTTATCCCCTCCAACGAAGCTTCTCAGCCCTCCTATCATCTCGACATCTATATCGACCCTCATTATGTACCGAATACCGCATTCCGCACTTTTTTTGTGGAGTTTGGCACTGATACCAGTACTTGCCGACGCTGATTTCTACTTTCAATGGCCATCAAGCACATCGCAATGTCAAGTGAGTTCTAGGTTACAGTCTATCCGATAAGCGAATGTCGTTGATGGATGTCTATGATATTACAGGCAGTCCCTATATCTTGGTCCATGGGTCAACCACCTTTCAAAGTTTGGATAATGTGAGTCGATTCTTACGCGGGCCAAACGAGCATCTTTTGACGAACAATTGTAGACCTGTTTATGGACAGCCATTCTTCTATGACATCTCAGATTCTTACTACTCGAACAGAACAGGGAATACGGAAGTGAGTTTCGCCTTTGTATCTCAAACAGCAATGAAATTGGATTCTCCATTTGTATCACTTGTGAAGAAAAAGCTCCAGGCTAATGTGCATCTACAATTAGATTCTGCTACAGCTAGCCGCTGGAGTCAATTACGTGGTGCAGATGGGTGATGCCAATGGGATATCAACAGGTGGATCGTCAGAAGTACAAACTGTCCAAGCGGCCAACGATTCCACTTGCTTGTCAACAGCTTCAAGTTATTCAGCTTCTCtagatttcactttcacGGTTTCAGGTCAAGCCGTCCAATGTGAGAGAGGATTCGAATTATCGTGGACAGGTGGATTAGAATATGGACCTTATAATTTCACTGCAGTTGCTATGGATCAGAGTTTCAACGCGTTTGACGTTCCGTTAGAAAAAGGTGTGACGAGTGAGAGTGATTGGGTATTGGATATACCTGCTGATTCAAGATTTGTGGTcatgatgaagtgagtttgaaagATTCACGTTGGTGTATTTGAGGATCTCAGCTGATCTGTTGCGTATAGTTCTGCACAGGGAtatggaagaggtggaacATCCGGGATATACTCGGTTTCTAGTGGAAATGATAGTTCATGTCTTGATATGGCGCCTCAACCTACCGGATCATGGCCCAATTCGATAACGACAGGTTCTCTTGATCCTCCAACTTTACCCGTCACGCAATCAGCCCATTCCGGAGCAGGTCATTCCGGAATCTCAGGAGGTGGAATAGCTGGTGTAGTCATTGGTGTAGTAGCTGCTTTGGCACTGATTCTTGTTATacttttcttcttgcttagaaggaggaggaataGAATCCAAGGCCAAAGAACTGGAAAGATCGAAAATTCTCATATTGATTTAGTGAATGATAATGAGAGCAGGTCGGGTCAACCTATGGTAGAACCATATAGAGAGTTGGGAAGTTTTCATCCTCCAGAAGGTCATTCAACGACTTCCGATTCAAATACATATCTCGGATCTACTTCAACTTCAAGAGAATCACAAGCTGGATTTGCGAATCTAGGAGCTCCTACATCTGGTGGATTATCAAATTCTCATTCGATATCAAATTCACATGCACATTCACACTCGGAATCTAGGACACCGGAATATGGAGATAATAGAAACTCCTtattgagtgaagaagataatggATCATGGGTACCTGGTATAGCAGGACCTTTACCCACAAAATCGAACCCCTCATCGCCTGGACCCTTATCCAGTCAATCACCTTCCCACTCCTTCAATCGTCCAACAACGTCTCACAGTAACGACTCATCCAAACCTTTTCCTTCATATATAGATCGATCACCGGGACCGggtcaaggacaaggacaaggacatGGACAAACAAGTGCAATGAGAGTGGTCAATCCCGAAAACCCAGAATCAATACCTGCTTTACCACCGGGGGCGACCCATGAACGTGCGAACCCGCCTCGAAGACGAGCAGAGGGTCCTACGTATAGAAGACATGCGGATGCGGGAAGATTCCAAGAGGAGATAGTTGATTTACCTCCCTTATATACCGAAGTGCCAAGAGATGGACCAGTTAGAAATGTAGAAGAATAATCATAGAATGGGTAATTTGTTAGGACTTTCGGATAATCATATATAATCATAATTTAGTTTTGAAAGGAATGTCTTGGAAAGGATATTGTATTGTATTACTACTACTCATAAGGATAAAGGTGCAATCTAATCACAATGCATCAGTTCTTTCACTGGTCAATGGATCTTTGTGAATTATTGACCCACTTATgcctttcctcttctgtaAGTGCTAGGTTATATTTTATCCCGCAAAACAGGAGcatctaccttcttcccgTTCTCGTTTCACCGTATTATACATTTAGTACACATGTCTATCATATCTATACAGTCGGAGCACAGGTTTATGGTGTACATGTTGCGTGTCTATTTGATCACGCGAAACCGACCCTTTTCTTTACAGGTTTATCCGGAGTACTGGCTGGCTTGTTGGACGTTGAtttccgcttcttcttcagacGTTGCTTTTCCAGGACCGaagctttcgcttcttcctaTTTGTAGACACGTTTTAGCTATATGTCAAGGTGTGTATGTAGTCATGTGATGAAAAGGAGTATACCTACTAATGCTTTCTCCTTCTGCAAGCCTTTCTTACTCTTCTTGTTTTTGTCGTCTGAATTGACTGGGGCTGTTTCGTCAACGACAGCTTTCCGTTTGGCCACTTTTGACTCTGCTACTTTATCTTTGCTGGATGTTATCGATGACATGAGGGATAGTAGGTCTTTCTGATACAATGGAATTGATGGTCTGATTAGCCTATGTCCTGTGGATGATTTGATAATAAGCTTCAAGCGAGCTCACTTTATCTTCCACGAACACCTTgcctttcttcccatttccaccggctttcctcttcctctctaCGCCCTTGTGAGGAGCTGAAGAACTTGCTGTTGGAGCCATTATTGTGTCGAGTCTGATACGTGAGATATATGTTTATGCACGACAAATTTAATATATAGGCTCTCACACATCTCGTTGACTGAGCAAATTATAAGATTAATAAATAATTAAATTGTTTTGACAGAATGCATCCCGGCGGAAAGCGGTCTCCCCCGGTTTAACCTGATTCAAGTGTAAGCAAATCAACTTAAATGAGCTTGTCCATTTACAGGCTGAGCATGGAGTCGATTGCCAGTTTAGTCTACTACCTGATAATTGTGGAACAACTGTCATACAAGATaacgttcttcttcgacgACATATACCGGACTATGGAGTGCGCTTGCAGACGTTTCAAGGTGTTGGGTCATCTcagaggaggaggaacaaCAATCATTTCggttcaccttcaactgAATATGGTTCTGAGCTTAGACATCATAAGCCTAGTCGTTCAAGCCCTGGATACATTTCGGGAGGTAATCGCATTCCTGTCATCCTAGGGCCTCCTCTATGTCATCAATGAGAATGTGGACTGAGCTGGCCCATACTCAATGTGTATATCCCAGCATACATAGACGGTGGAGTGTCGCGGTCTGCAGGAGTTCATCGCGACCATCCGTTCGAGTTGAATTCATTTATTCAACAATTTCAAACCTGGGTCAACAGATATCGTTCCATTCGTCTTGTAGGAGTACACTACCTTATCTTGATCCAACTGAGGTACTTATCATAACAGCTTCAATGATACGCGTAACCAATTGTAGCATCGTTGTCTTGTGATGGCTAAACAGACGAACTCTTTGAGATGAGTGCTGCTCGGATGCACGGAGGCTACAAACGATGCATAGTTCAGGAGTTATCTGAACTGGCTTGAAGTTCTATATATTCTGTACTCCTGCCATTTGACCCTGCCTCCGATGATGAGAAGCGATTGCCCAAAAGAGCTTGTGACGGAGCTGCTTCAGGATCTGGGTGCCAATCTATTTCCAGTTCCGActtcatctcccttttcaCGCAAAGCTGCACACCGATATAACTGTCAGCCGCACACTCCGTCCTAGAGACAACGAGTTGCTTTCCCGTATGCGAAAGAGAAGACAGCCCACTCACGTGCTCGGCTATCACTATCATCCCGACGGCACCTGTGATTTGTATgaaccaaaagaagaaggaagttgGAAACGAAGCAGCATAATACGTcgtcaagatgaaatggttGAATATCAACGTTAATGCGAAATCTAGGATATACGTCGGACGGCGTATCAGGTAATATAACGGAGCGATACTGATAAAATAAAATGCATTGAATCAGCAAAGCCTTAGGTCAGCTTCGATCCCATTGATGATCTTGGATTTAAGCTTGAATAGGGATGAGTTACTCACTCAATGGCAAAAGCCACAAGCCAAACACCGCCTACTATCCAACCTCTTTTATTATCTACACCATATTCCCAATATTCATCCACCacctttcctccttccccTAGCCCGCCAGCAGGATGATCTTCCAAGtccccttcttcacctaatgGCGTAGGTACAGAGCCAATCTCCTTCCCTCCTGCCCAAGCTCCTCTAAGtttcttccatccttcaaCACCGGGAAAAGAAGTCTTAGATAATGTAGGTCGGGCGGCCATTTCCCTCCAATCTAATATATGGGAGACAGTGCTCGGTCCACCGGCATACGAGAGTAACGTTGGCGAAGTGAATGAAGTTAGGAATGGTGGTGTGAGAATGGAGAGCGTCAGATAATGTATAGTTTGAAGTGCTATTATCTAGTACAGCATGTATTGATATATCAGTTTTCACAAATATGAGCTGGTTTCTATCTCTACGTTGATGTACGTACTTGACATATTATCCTGATGAATACGAGCGAAAGTCAGTTACCGCCAACTCTCGAAATCGATACTGTGTGCTCACATCATGGGATCCCATCCTTGGACTCTCATCGTTATTCCTGCTTTCGAAATGAACACGAGATATGATGTACAATTATTGATCGGAATGAATAAGTTGTACAAAGAATCGCATGTTTTGACGCGGCTTAGCAGATGGATTTAAGTGGgattatcatcatatttACCCTACTACTGATAACCGACCCTGTGCACCGAAATTAGATACGGACGATTATGACTGAGAGACTACTCGTTTGATGTGTTTGACCGTGTTTGTCGATGTATGATGGCTGTCTTCTAATCACCTACTCTTTAAGTAGTGAGGTGTCAGTTGCGCTTCGTGGTAAAAAATAATAGCTTCGGATTCAGGCAGTTTAGCTACGAGATTTTTCTATTTACCACGACTTGCATCCAGCGCGCTTGTATAGGCGGAGAGAACGCATTGATATGCACTTAGAGATCCGGAAGTCCGGCCTGTCCCCcgattgatcttgagttgCAAGTGACGACAACATCGTTTGTGTTGTCTGGATCAAGAACAGATGCATGACGATAAGTGACAAGACGAATACCGCAGAGCTCGTCGTCCTCATTGTACAGTGATATGACGACCACCGACATCACCATGGCAGACCCAAAGTCCACAGAGTTGATCGTAAACCTCACTGATCTTGGCACTGTACCAAATCCTGTTTTGTTCACCCGTTCCTGAATCAAGTACCGCGTGCGGACCAACAAAAAAATAATTTCGCAAGAAAGCTTTTTGTTCATGAAACAATTGCTTTTCACCTGTATACCGAACCTGCTAATTGAGTCCTGCATGAAGGCTTTGCGTGCTTGGTTCTGAACGAGCGATGTATCTTGACTTGCTCTTCAACTAACATTCTGCAATATGATCTTCATAACGTGACACATACCACA
This genomic stretch from Kwoniella shivajii chromosome 3, complete sequence harbors:
- a CDS encoding CDP-diacylglycerol-serine O-phosphatidyltransferase, producing the protein MSVSEEKKKALQAYKDDEGHFSLVRQFRLADLITIMNGVCGTLSILSSARYLIMSSNVRNVPSEAVSILYLAHLLPILGFGFDALDGKVARWMGGGSMLGQEMDSLADLVSFGVAPATLAFTLGLRTPLDTVALLWFVSCGLARLARFNATVALIPSDASGKSKYFEGLPIPSSLFLTSMMAFWVKRGYYVSGKVGGSDIPFGLFNKGSWAEVHGAAFIFAIWGAMMVSKTLRGSGGLDSKEREKDDSTF